A region of Pseudopipra pipra isolate bDixPip1 chromosome 10, bDixPip1.hap1, whole genome shotgun sequence DNA encodes the following proteins:
- the LOC135419513 gene encoding sentrin-specific protease 5-like isoform X3: MLLQREWNGTCGLLTALKRSKFNHHTVKKRFLFMMHKKLSMVRFRYRIIKSPKLRARGKTCKLRKIKPRWVKKATRDHQETLQWDFESGLCNWFSYWKSKSSRLWNRYSLSDMNNNTPKSLGEENEICAPEICCTQDVLPSAEPCSEGLGSGGQDGSVDAVPPELHVRASPEAEALHQVETNGALSENHCFDIFVPVTEKQIAVSDRDGAESKEVMGVDGMTLSQSSVQDSVVDDNFANGPLSMELTQNEDSSSQMEVEGSLDIFSSKLLDHPYCKSPLEEPSPESTGLKSGTRKGGKRNSQKASRVADEQLATWLCGFLDEVMKKYGSLVPLCEKDVMGRLKEVFNEDFSHRKPFITREIMKYREKHPKPSTCNFRVFYNKHMLDMDDLATLEGQNWLNDQIINMYGELVMDAVPEKVHFFNSFFHRQLVTKGYNGVKRWTKKVDLFKKTLLLIPIHLEVHWSLITVNIPSRIISFYDSQGIHFKFCVENIRKYLLTEAKEKNRPEFLQGWQTAVTKCIPQQKNDSDCGVFVLQYCKCLALDQPFQFSQEDMPRVRKRIYKELCERQLID, from the exons ATGCTGTTGCAAAGGGAGTGGAATGGAACTTGTGGCCTCTTGACAGCTCTGAAGAGGTCCAAATTTAACCATCATACTgtaaaaaagagatttttatttatgaTGCATAAGAAACTTTCTATGGTTAGGTTTCGGTATAGAATCATAAAGTCCCCGAAACTTCGAGCAAGAGGCAAAACTTGCAAACTGAGAAAAATCAAGCCAAGGTGGGTGAAGAAAGCTACAAGGGACCATCAAGAGACGCTTCAGTGGGATTTTGAAAGTGGATTGTGTAATTGGTTTTCCTACTGGAAATCTAAAAGTAGCCGTCTTTGGAACCGGTACAGCTTATCAGATATGAACAATAATACACCCAAATCTTTAGGTGAGGAGAATGAAATCTGTGCACCTGAGATCTGCTGTACACAGGACGTGTTACCATCTGCTGAGCCGTGTTCTGAGGGTCTGGGATCCGGAGGGCAGGATGGCAGTGTGGATGCTGTCCCACCAGAACTGCATGTTAGAGCTTCTCCAGAGGCAGAGGCCTTGCACCAGGTGGAGACCAATGGGGCTCTGTCAGAGAATCAttgttttgacatttttgtCCCCgtgacagaaaaacaaattgcTGTTTCAGATCGAGATGGTGCGGAATCCAAGGAGGTTATGGGTGTAGATGGAATGACACTGTCGCAATCCTCCGTGCAGGATTCTGTTGTTGATGATAATTTTGCAAATGGACCTTTATCCATGGAGCTGACACAAAATGAGGACAGCTCTAGCCAAATGGAAGTAGAGGGCTCCTTGGACATTTTTAGTTCAAAATTACTAGATCACCCTTACTGTAAAAGTCCTCTCGAGGAGCCTTCACCAGAAAGCACAGGACTGAAATCAGGAACTCGGAAGGGAGGCAAAAGGAACAGTCAGAAAGCTTCCCGGGTGGCTGATGAGCAGTTGGCAACGTGGCTTTGTG GATTCCTAGATGAAGTTATGAAGAAATATGGCAGTTTAGTACCACTCTGTGAAAAAGATGTCATGGGAAGATTAAAAGAAGTCTTTAATGAAGATTTCTCCCATAG AAAACCTTTTATCACCAGGGAAATCATGAAGTATCGGGAAAAACATCCAAAACCCTCCACTTGCAATTTCCGGGTCTTCTATAATAAGCACATGCTAGATATGGATGATTTGGCTACACTGGAAGGCCAGAACTGGCTGAATGACCAG ATAATTAACATGTATGGTGAACTCGTAATGGATGCAGTCCCTGAAAAG gTTCATTTCTTTAACAGCTTTTTTCATAGACAGCTCGTAACCAAAGGATATAATGGGGTAAAACGATGGACTAAAAAG GTGGACTTATTCAAAAAGACTCTCTTGTTAATTCCTATTCACCTGGAAGTCCACTGGTCCCTCATTACTGTGAACATCCCCAGTcgaattatttcattttatgattCCCAAGGCATTCATTTTAAGTTTTGTGTAGAG AACATTCGAAAGTATTTGCTGACTGAAGCAAAAGAGAAGAATCGCCCCGAGTTCCTTCAGGGTTGGCAGACTGCTGTGACAAAG tgcattccacaacagaaaaatgacagtgactgtggggtttttgtgcTCCAG tACTGCAAGTGCCTCGCCTTAGACCAGCCTTTTCAGTTCTCCCAGGAAGATATGCCCCGAGTGAGAAAAAGGATTTACAAGGAGCTGTGTGAACGCCAGCTAATAGACTAA